In Scomber japonicus isolate fScoJap1 chromosome 19, fScoJap1.pri, whole genome shotgun sequence, a single genomic region encodes these proteins:
- the LOC128379991 gene encoding coronin-1C-A-like has translation MLRRVVRQSKFRHVFGQALRNDQCYDDIRVSRVTWDSSFCAVNPKFVAIIIEASGGGAFLVLPLQKTGRIDKVYPTVCGHTGPVLDIDWCPHNDHVIASGSEDCTVMVWQIPENGLENPLSEPVVVLEGHSKRVGIVSWHPTARNVLLSAGCDNQIIIWNVGTGEAMINLEDMHPDVIFSISWSRNGSLLCTACKDKKVRVIDPRKKKVVAEKDKAHEGARPMRAIFLADGNIFTTGFSRMSERQLALWKTENMDEPICVQEMDSSNGVLLPFYDPDTNIVYLCGKGDSSIRYFEITDEAPFVHYLNTFSTKEPQRGMGYMPKRGLDVNKCEIARFYKLHERKCEPIIMTVPRKSDLFQDDLYPDTAGPDPALEAEEWFAGKNGGPILISLKDGYVSTKNRDLKVVKTNVLESKPATKAAEKIPIIQKHASPQSSVKMEDKLEEVLREFKSLRDRVILQDRRIARLEEQVAKVAM, from the exons ATGTTGCGACGAGTTGTGCGACAGAGCAAGTTCCGTCACGTCTTTGGTCAGGCCCTGAGGAACGACCAGTGCTACGATGATATCCGCGTCTCCAGGGTCACATGGGACAGCTCCTTCTGTGCCGTCAATCCCAAGTTTGTTGCCATCATCATCGAGGCCAGTGGGGGCGGAGCCTTTCTTGTCCTTCCTCTACAAAAG ACCGGCCGTATAGACAAGGTCTACCCTACAGTATGTGGTCACACGGGCCCAGTGCTGGACATCGACTGGTGTCCTCATAATGACCATGTCATCGCTAGTGGCTCAGAGGACTGCACGGTCATG GTTTGGCAAATTCCTGAGAACGGGCTGGAGAATCCCCTTTCAGAGCCTGTGGTCGTGCTAGAGGGCCACTCTAAGAGGGTCGGCATTGTGTCTTGGCATCCGACCGCTCGTAACGTTCTCCTCAGTGCAG GGTGCGACAACCAGATCATCATCTGGAATGTGGGCACAGGAGAGGCCATGATCAACCTGGAGGACATGCACCCCGATGTTATCTTTAGTATCAGCTGGAGCCGCAATGGCAGCCTACTCTGCACCGCTTGCAAGGACAAGAAGGTCCGCGTCATCGACCCCCGTAAAAAAAAGGTTGTGGCG GAGAAGGACAAAGCCCACGAGGGAGCTCGGCCAATGAGAGCAATCTTTCTAGCAGACGGAAACATTTTCACCACTGGATTCAGCCGCATGAGCGAGCGCCAGCTAGCCCTGTGGAAAACT GAAAACATGGATGAGCCAATATGTGTCCAAGAGATGGACTCTAGTAATGGAGTTCTGCTGCCCTTCTATGACCCTGACACCAATATAGTCTACTTGTGTGGAAAG GGTGACAGCAGCATTCGGTACTTTGAGATCACCGACGAGGCGCCGTTTGTTCACTACCTCAACACCTTTTCCACTAAGGAGCCTCAGAGGGGCATGGGATACATGCCCAAGAGGGGGCTGGATGTCAACAAATGTGAAATCGCAAG GTTTTATAAATTACATGAGAGAAAATGTGAGCCAATCATCATGACAGTGCCACGTAAG TCGGACCTGTTCCAGGACGACCTGTATCCAGACACAGCCGGCCCTGATCCCGCCCTGGAGGCAGAGGAGTGGTTCGCCGGGAAAAATGGAGGCCCCATCCTGATCTCGCTCAAAGATGGCTATGTCTCCACGAAGAACCGGGATCTGAAAGTGGTCAAAACAAACGTCCTGGAGAGCAAGCCAGCCACAAAAGCAGCAGAGAAAATCCCAATTATCCAGAAGCATGCTTCTCCACAGTCCTCAGTA AAAATGGAAGACAAACTGGAAGAGGTACTCCGAGAGTTCAAGTCACTCAGGGACCGTGTCATCCTTCAAGACCGTCGAATCGCCAGACTGGAAGAGCAGGTTGCCAAGGTCGCCATGTAA